One window of the Candidatus Neomarinimicrobiota bacterium genome contains the following:
- the tsaD gene encoding tRNA (adenosine(37)-N6)-threonylcarbamoyltransferase complex transferase subunit TsaD: MIVLGIETSCDETAAAVSMDGSIISSQISTQTIHQKYGGVVPEIASREHEKLLNDMVSDTLKDAKISPQELEGIAVTQGPGLSGTLITGICFAKGLALGLGLPIIGVNHLEAHIFANFLADPALKFPFVCLLVSGGHTQLWHVKDVNDYSMLGESRDDAAGEAFDKGARILGLGYPGGPEIEKLSISGNRNAIKFPRALMKKGNLEFSFSGLKTSLLYYMDSHKNENMNDVAASYQQAIVDVLITKLKWAMKKTDCITCVIAGGVAANRSLRKNVELMLATEKVIFPELSLCTDNAAMIAYLGELYLSRGIKSNIDFPIQPNLKLA, from the coding sequence TTGATCGTCCTCGGGATTGAAACATCCTGCGATGAAACTGCAGCGGCAGTATCTATGGATGGTTCAATAATCTCATCGCAAATTAGTACCCAAACCATTCACCAAAAGTATGGTGGTGTCGTTCCTGAAATCGCTTCCCGCGAACATGAGAAATTATTAAATGACATGGTTTCGGATACATTAAAGGATGCGAAAATATCCCCTCAAGAATTAGAAGGAATAGCTGTGACTCAAGGTCCTGGTTTATCGGGAACATTGATTACCGGAATTTGTTTTGCAAAAGGATTAGCCTTAGGGCTTGGGCTTCCCATTATTGGTGTAAATCATTTAGAAGCCCATATCTTTGCGAACTTTCTGGCTGATCCTGCGTTAAAATTCCCTTTTGTCTGTCTCCTAGTTTCTGGTGGGCATACTCAATTATGGCACGTTAAGGATGTGAATGACTATTCTATGTTGGGCGAAAGCAGGGATGATGCAGCCGGTGAAGCATTTGATAAAGGGGCGAGGATATTGGGTCTGGGATATCCCGGCGGTCCTGAAATAGAAAAATTGAGTATTAGCGGAAATAGAAATGCTATCAAATTCCCACGGGCATTGATGAAAAAGGGCAATCTTGAGTTCAGTTTTAGTGGACTAAAAACATCCCTTCTTTATTATATGGATAGCCATAAAAATGAAAATATGAATGATGTGGCAGCAAGTTATCAACAGGCTATTGTAGATGTATTAATTACCAAATTAAAATGGGCTATGAAAAAAACAGACTGCATTACCTGTGTTATTGCTGGCGGCGTAGCGGCCAACCGATCTTTGCGAAAAAATGTGGAATTAATGTTAGCTACAGAAAAAGTGATTTTTCCTGAATTATCCCTTTGTACTGATAATGCAGCAATGATTGCTTATTTGGGTGAATTGTATTTGTCGCGGGGGATAAAAAGTAATATCGATTTCCCTATTCAACCTAATTTGAAATTAGCATAA